CGAGAGCACCGCGCGCGCATCGTCTATCTGAACCCCACGCTGCAGAACCCGACCACGCGCACGATGTCCGAGCGCCGCCGCCGGGAACTGCTCGCCGTGGCGGACAAACTCGACCTGACGCTCATCGAAGACGACCCCTACTGGCGTCTCATGCCGGACGCCCCGACGCCGCTCGCCCGCCTCTCGCCGCATCGCGTGCACTATGTGTCCACGCTGTCGAAATGCCTGACGCCGGGCCTTCGCACTGCGTATGTCCGTCTCGCCGACGGCCGCAAGCGCGACGTCTTCCTCAGTACGTTGCATTCGTTCGCGCTGATGGCGCCCCCGTTGATGGCGGGATTGGCGACGCAATGGATTCACGACGGCACTGCCGACCGCATCATGGATGGTGTGAAGGAAGCCGCCGCGCAACGTCAGGCCATTGCTGCCGATATTCTCGGGGACGCGAGCGCCCCGCCGATTCAGGGCATCCACCTCTGGCATGAGTTGCCCGCCCCCTGGACGGCCCGCGAACTGACCATGGCCGCCCGCGCCGAGGGACTCGCCGTCACACCTGCGGACGCCTTCTGTCTGTCGTCGGACGCGCCCAACGCGATCCGCATCTCGCTGGGTGGCGTACGTGATCCGGAGCGTCTGTCGAGTGCGCTCAAGCGTCTGCGGTCGCTGCTGCGCGAGGCGCCGCCGAGCCTGCGCGCCGCGATCGTCTGAGACTATCCGTTGGCCGCAGGCAAGTTCGACGGCCTCGGCCTGCGGCAACGGGCCCAGGTCTTCGAGCGCATGCCGCAGTGAGTGCGCAAGAAGCGGAACGGCTGACGGTAGCAAAGGGTCGGCGCTGACGTCGTGCACGCGCAGCGAGAGCGCCAATCCCCATCTGCAAACATCCCGGCCTCAACGCGACAACCCGATTTGCCCCAGCAGGAATACTCCGGTTCACGGAAATCCCCGTGACCTCAACCGGAGTGACGATGATTCTCTATTCAATGTCCGATTGGCTGACGTCGGCCGTGAGCGTAGCCAAGGAACTCCCCCGACTGCACACGCAAGCCCACGCGCCCCGCATCGCGAGCGACCTGGCACGCGCCTCATCCGCGCCCATCACATCCACCATGATTTCACCGGCGCTCCCGGACCGGCAGCCCGCGCAAGGGGCGGCATCCTTCAATTGGTCGCAACCGCCGGTCACACGGGCCCGCGTCTTTGCGGAGCGGTTGGCGGACGTGCGGCCAGTGTGCGTTGTCGGTGCGCGCGACGATACACAGAACTGCCTTCTCGACCTGCCTGCCGATGTTCATGTCGACGTCGACGCAAGCCGTCTGCTGCTCGCAGGCTGTGAGGCGTCATTGGGAGCGGAGATGCGCAAAACACTTTCGGGTGAGCGGCGTGACAGCGCGACACTGGAGCGGGAATTCTCCAGGGCCCGCGCTGCTGAATCTCGAGGTCAATATTCCGTTCGCTCCATTGAGCGGCGCCTGACCAAGCGACTGAACCAGTTGTTGCCCGGCATGGAACGCCTGCTGAAAGACACCAAAGCCCATATCGAAATCCCGCAGTTGTCGGTGACGCGCTTGCTCACGAGCGTGCCGGAAGCCCGACGGCATGGCATCGACGTTCCGTTTCAACACGCAGAGCTGCGTCTACCGCTGGGTGAGCCTGAGAACCAACGCGCCACGCTAGGCGCGTACATCCGCATTCCGGCCCGTGACCGGCAGTTGCTCCTGTTTGTTTCGCTGGCCACGCCGGATACGGTCGAATGGGTCAACCAGGACCTCACAACCCACGCCGCCCAGCACCGGAAGCAGTTGTTCGGCGAGATTCCCGAGCATTTCGATGCGACGCCGTTACCCATGCCTGCTGAGCTACGAGGCCCCAATCTCGTCCGGACTCTCGCGAAGCATCTTCATGACGGACATCTGCGTTATCACGATGTTGCCTACGGCGCGACCCGCGAGTCGCTGGCGCCGATATCGCACGCCGACGTCAGGCAGCCGCTCTGTTCGCTGCGTGGGCAAGAGACACCATCGGAGGCGAAGCGCTCGCCCCGCGCCCACGAACCGGTACCCGTGACACCCCTGACGCGGGCGCAAGCGTCAAAAGCAGTGGCAGAAGCAGCGGCAGAAGCAGTGCAAGCCACCGAACCTCCCGCGCCGCTGCTTAAGCGTCGCACGTCCCGCTCGATGAGCGTGTCGCTCGATGAAATGGCCAAGGCGATCGCGGCGCTTGAGCAGCTGGATCGGACGTACCGCCAGCTTGCTCGCCCCCGCTTCGGAAAATAGCGCAGTGCTTGCCCGGTGCGGTATGCGCGCTTGCGTCCGTCGCAAGTCACGTCAAGCTATCATTTCCCATAGCCCGATCTGTCGCATTAGGCGTAGCTGCTGTCACTCGGCACGTTTTACTTACTCTGGCGAATTCGTACACTCCCACATTTCGGCGGCAGCTCCCCCACTCCGCCCTGACACGAGTCCACTACCCGCCATGCAGGCAAGTTTCGAGAAAGACAGTATTTTGGTCCTCGATGTCGACGGTACGCTGACCGACTCGGTGCGCATCCATCAACGCGCCTTGCTTGGCGCGATGGAATCGCTGGCGTTCGATGAGTTGAACACCGACTGGGGAAGTTATCCGCATCACACCGACACCGGGATCCTGATTCACGCCCACGTCGAGAACGGTCGCGCCTTGCCGCAGCCGCACGATCTGGCCCGCTTCGAGCACGAGATCGACGAGCGCTTCACCGCCCTGCTCAATGCACACGGGCTGGCCGAGATCCCCGGTGCGCGCGCCTTCGTCGAGGCCGCGCACCGCTCCCGCTGGGGCGTGGTGTTTGCCACCGGCGGCATCCGTCAGGTCAGTCATCGCAAGCTGCGCTCCGTCGCCATCGATTACACGGACGCCATGCTCATCACTGCGTCCGAGTACAGCTCACGCGACCAGTTGGTGGCCGAGGCGATCAAACGGGCGCAGGCTGGCTACGGGATTACGCGCCCGCGGGCGGTGGTCTCGATCGGCGACGGGATGTGGGACCTGAAGGTCGCGCGCAAGCTCGGCATCGACTTCGTCGGCATCGGCTCGAAACGTCAGCGCTCGCCGCTGCTCGACGAAGGCGTACCGGTCTACGACGACATGTGGGACGCCATGCAC
This window of the Pandoraea sputorum genome carries:
- a CDS encoding aminotransferase-like domain-containing protein, producing the protein MDTSHDTLRATFWKPALTVGKGPRYLRLASFIEQSVADGRLRPGDRLPAQRELASWLGIDFTTVTRAYNRARDRSAIEGRGPLGTFVSKPRVALDQVLDLGMNIPPAPAGQFLGELLQKGIDEVLRHTDASMLMAYQLGDGGVADRQAGTLWLAPMLGALDPADVLVCPGAQATLAALLLTETERDETVLCEPIVYPGVRSAARSLGRRLEGVATDADGMLPDALAAAAREHRARIVYLNPTLQNPTTRTMSERRRRELLAVADKLDLTLIEDDPYWRLMPDAPTPLARLSPHRVHYVSTLSKCLTPGLRTAYVRLADGRKRDVFLSTLHSFALMAPPLMAGLATQWIHDGTADRIMDGVKEAAAQRQAIAADILGDASAPPIQGIHLWHELPAPWTARELTMAARAEGLAVTPADAFCLSSDAPNAIRISLGGVRDPERLSSALKRLRSLLREAPPSLRAAIV
- a CDS encoding HAD family hydrolase, with amino-acid sequence MQASFEKDSILVLDVDGTLTDSVRIHQRALLGAMESLAFDELNTDWGSYPHHTDTGILIHAHVENGRALPQPHDLARFEHEIDERFTALLNAHGLAEIPGARAFVEAAHRSRWGVVFATGGIRQVSHRKLRSVAIDYTDAMLITASEYSSRDQLVAEAIKRAQAGYGITRPRAVVSIGDGMWDLKVARKLGIDFVGIGSKRQRSPLLDEGVPVYDDMWDAMHWLTPGRGRASGTRLASRP